The following proteins come from a genomic window of Gimesia chilikensis:
- a CDS encoding GEVED domain-containing protein, translated as MKNLRLNATVHSYSTVENLEDRTLLSAVNSLIDPNVYDSPADFNPDDYGTGINNSPNRGLTNQTQSQQRSQATVTEEDKQKQENDLGQVDAPSNPSQFSVNEGETIGTTGTNDDIGSAQLISGLGTGIDDEYDADIKGYLANATVNTFRSPFPEDDGSILLANDLGILPGQQISIFNAQLGDGPHGSAGTGTGDFDFYQISGVQAGDRLSVSVRDSTQFFNLDPIVAIYTSSGFQVAYDDDGGTSLDSLLEYTATLDGDYYIMVSSFYTGTPNDPFDETSGNGAGTNSRAEGAYDLTVGLNIQDVDYFAVELEAGDILGANVTGAAQTVSMYGPSGGLIQQSSFYLSDLYPADSPLPGDGNAAASFVAPVAGTYYVGITGDVGLYDLQLRVFRPELETQMPGAIQTLYIDFDGAEVDPSIFDSFQASRTATMSPLSSFLGNWGLTAADEEAVIRAIMATVEENFADLASANNGDFATTNNPGDYGIRILNSFDNPGLDETNTPNLSRVIVGGTINELGIGTIGIAESIDVGNFDTTESAVVLLDLLSSTNPADPNSLNNIVRNFTSSIVDLIGVAVGNIVTHEAGHFFGLWHTLNYVSPSQIIDQGGNLANTIGLGNDNFFGTGDDIDVDFNVGFLNDFLGTQDSPNTLAFGLSTGAFYGIDYGDAPAPYPTLEADDGARHDLAGGLTLGASIDFEDDGLPSLDASGDGADDDGIVFLDPNGNITNGISISDNIATVEVTVNGAGYLQGWIDFNGNGAWEASEQIFTDEFLTAGTHQLSFSVPQGVGEFVIGETFARFRFSTQTGLGVTGYAPDGEVEDYRLELTASRYGTIVFDDATYDSGDLITITVTDGDLLGAGTVDVTVTSTGGDQENVTLTEVGFGTFTGTINSSPGTLVVGDGILQVVFGETITAAYADADTGEGQPGNYLGDFVSTNLNSPRDLVFGPDGDLYVSNGFEGSDGSDHTVERFDGQTGESLGSFVIPGSGGIDVPNGLVFGPDGNLYVASSDTGQILRYDGQTGSIIGSGVFASGGGLVQPRFITFGPGSAPGIPDLYVADTGFLRDRILRYDGLTGAFIEEYVARSEGGMGKPYGMAFDSSGNLYVASFNTNEILKFDSNGDPVLGGPFIAAGTGGLANPRGITIGPDGLLYVANGATESILRFDPNTGAFVDNYTFNATIQLPYGLTFGPDDNLYVVDTDLGKVLKFAGPFGTSTARVITDTALIVASNGVDYGDAPASFPVLDAENGAKHAINNYTNLYLGAGVTAEADGQESATASLDTDDGILLNPIIAGDTSTSITIISSGTGFMDAWIDFNGDGDWDDPGEQILSSQAVVAGANSVSIAVPLGVTVGDVAARFRLSSAGGLSTTGAAADGEVEDYLVTVVPQGFTGLLPDPNRPGKSALFITGTQANDIILLSQTYQTNIVQVRLNGVNLGEFAPTGGVYVWGLGGDDQIIADDTFYNRESMFFGGLGNDYLVGGWGNDVLIGGAGNDTIEGGPDGYDILIGGLGSDFLRGHNEALYTDYGQNGDILIGGATVYDNGLAQLFAIYQEWISADPFGDRVASISTRVDNASLGVNNVRLDDTTVFDDGELDQLYGAVARGDDWFLLDLGYDINNAGAHDVRQ; from the coding sequence TTGAAGAATCTACGACTGAACGCAACAGTCCACTCCTATTCGACCGTAGAAAATCTGGAAGACAGAACACTCCTGTCGGCTGTTAATTCACTCATCGATCCCAACGTCTATGATTCTCCCGCCGATTTCAATCCTGATGATTACGGCACCGGAATCAACAACTCACCCAACCGGGGTTTGACCAACCAGACGCAGTCGCAACAGCGATCACAGGCCACTGTGACTGAGGAGGACAAACAGAAACAGGAAAATGACCTGGGCCAGGTAGACGCTCCCAGCAATCCCTCTCAGTTTTCTGTCAATGAGGGAGAAACCATCGGCACGACTGGGACCAATGACGATATTGGTTCAGCCCAGTTGATCTCCGGCCTGGGTACAGGTATTGACGATGAGTATGACGCCGATATTAAAGGCTATCTCGCTAACGCCACTGTAAACACATTCCGGTCACCATTTCCCGAAGATGATGGCTCCATTCTGCTGGCCAACGATTTGGGGATCCTCCCTGGACAACAGATTTCGATTTTCAACGCTCAACTGGGTGATGGCCCTCATGGAAGTGCTGGAACCGGCACAGGTGACTTCGACTTCTATCAGATTAGTGGTGTTCAGGCGGGCGACCGACTCTCAGTCTCTGTGAGAGACTCCACTCAGTTCTTCAACCTGGATCCCATTGTGGCGATCTATACCAGTTCCGGATTCCAGGTTGCGTATGATGACGATGGTGGTACTTCCCTCGACAGTTTGCTGGAATACACGGCAACACTCGATGGTGATTACTACATCATGGTCTCCAGCTTCTATACAGGCACTCCGAATGATCCTTTCGATGAAACCAGTGGAAATGGTGCTGGAACTAACTCGCGGGCCGAAGGGGCTTACGATCTGACAGTCGGTCTGAACATACAGGATGTGGATTACTTTGCAGTCGAACTGGAAGCAGGCGACATTCTGGGAGCCAACGTAACCGGCGCAGCCCAGACGGTTTCCATGTATGGCCCCAGTGGCGGTCTGATTCAGCAGTCGTCTTTCTACCTGTCAGATCTTTACCCTGCTGACAGTCCCCTGCCCGGCGATGGTAACGCCGCGGCCTCCTTCGTGGCTCCAGTAGCCGGAACTTATTATGTGGGGATAACGGGTGATGTCGGGCTCTATGATCTCCAGTTGCGAGTTTTCCGTCCCGAGTTGGAAACCCAGATGCCCGGCGCTATCCAGACACTGTACATCGATTTTGATGGGGCAGAAGTCGATCCTTCCATCTTTGACAGTTTCCAGGCTTCACGTACTGCTACCATGTCCCCCTTAAGCTCGTTCCTGGGGAACTGGGGGCTCACCGCTGCTGATGAGGAAGCGGTCATCCGGGCTATTATGGCCACTGTGGAAGAGAATTTTGCTGACCTCGCATCGGCCAACAATGGTGATTTTGCTACCACCAACAATCCGGGTGACTACGGAATTCGCATCTTAAACAGTTTTGATAACCCCGGTCTCGACGAAACCAATACCCCGAATCTCAGCCGTGTGATTGTCGGGGGAACGATCAACGAACTGGGTATCGGTACCATCGGTATCGCTGAGTCGATCGATGTTGGTAACTTTGATACAACTGAATCGGCTGTCGTGCTTCTGGACCTGCTCAGCAGCACGAACCCGGCAGACCCCAACTCATTGAATAATATCGTCCGTAACTTTACCTCCAGTATTGTCGATTTGATTGGTGTCGCTGTCGGTAATATTGTGACTCACGAAGCAGGTCACTTCTTCGGCCTGTGGCACACCTTGAATTACGTTTCACCATCACAAATTATTGACCAGGGTGGCAATCTCGCCAACACAATCGGACTTGGCAACGATAATTTCTTCGGTACCGGTGACGATATTGATGTCGATTTCAATGTGGGTTTCCTGAATGACTTCCTGGGAACTCAGGACAGCCCCAACACACTGGCCTTTGGCCTGTCTACAGGAGCGTTCTACGGTATTGATTACGGCGATGCTCCTGCCCCCTACCCCACACTGGAAGCAGACGATGGTGCTCGCCATGACCTCGCAGGCGGCTTAACACTGGGCGCTTCCATCGACTTTGAAGACGATGGTCTGCCCAGCCTGGATGCTTCCGGTGACGGTGCAGACGACGATGGCATTGTCTTCCTCGATCCCAACGGAAATATCACCAACGGCATTTCCATCAGCGATAACATTGCCACTGTCGAAGTAACCGTCAACGGTGCTGGTTATCTCCAGGGCTGGATCGATTTCAATGGCAACGGTGCCTGGGAAGCCAGCGAGCAGATCTTCACAGACGAGTTCCTCACTGCAGGCACCCACCAGTTGTCCTTCAGTGTCCCTCAGGGCGTGGGTGAATTCGTGATTGGCGAAACATTCGCACGCTTCCGTTTCAGTACACAGACCGGACTGGGTGTAACCGGTTATGCTCCTGACGGGGAAGTCGAAGACTATCGACTCGAACTGACGGCTTCCCGTTACGGAACGATCGTCTTTGATGACGCTACCTACGACTCAGGTGATCTGATCACAATCACTGTCACCGATGGCGATCTGCTGGGAGCAGGTACAGTCGATGTGACTGTCACATCAACCGGCGGTGACCAGGAAAACGTCACTTTGACAGAAGTCGGTTTCGGAACCTTCACAGGCACGATCAACTCTTCACCGGGCACACTGGTTGTCGGTGACGGCATTCTGCAGGTCGTCTTTGGTGAAACAATCACCGCGGCTTATGCTGACGCTGACACAGGAGAAGGTCAACCCGGTAACTACCTGGGTGACTTCGTCTCCACCAACCTGAACAGTCCGCGTGATCTGGTCTTCGGCCCCGATGGCGATCTCTACGTCAGTAACGGCTTTGAAGGCTCAGACGGATCCGATCATACGGTCGAGCGGTTCGATGGCCAGACAGGTGAGTCCCTCGGCTCCTTTGTGATCCCTGGCTCAGGTGGCATCGACGTTCCCAACGGTCTGGTATTCGGACCGGATGGAAACCTTTATGTCGCCAGTTCTGATACAGGACAGATTCTGCGATACGACGGCCAGACCGGTTCGATTATTGGCTCAGGTGTCTTCGCTTCCGGTGGTGGTCTGGTTCAACCCCGCTTCATTACCTTCGGTCCTGGTTCCGCACCTGGTATCCCCGACCTCTATGTTGCCGACACCGGCTTCCTGCGTGATCGAATTTTACGCTATGACGGTCTGACGGGCGCATTCATCGAAGAATACGTTGCCCGCAGTGAAGGTGGCATGGGCAAACCCTATGGCATGGCCTTCGACAGCAGCGGAAATCTGTATGTCGCCAGCTTCAATACCAATGAGATTCTGAAGTTCGATTCCAATGGAGACCCAGTTCTCGGCGGCCCATTCATTGCTGCTGGAACAGGTGGGCTCGCAAACCCACGCGGGATTACAATTGGTCCGGACGGACTCCTGTATGTCGCCAACGGTGCCACCGAAAGCATTCTGCGATTTGATCCCAACACGGGTGCATTCGTTGATAATTACACCTTCAACGCCACCATCCAGTTGCCTTACGGCCTCACCTTCGGACCGGATGACAACCTTTATGTGGTTGATACCGACCTGGGTAAAGTCCTGAAATTCGCTGGTCCATTCGGTACCTCAACAGCACGTGTGATTACAGACACGGCTCTGATCGTTGCCAGCAACGGCGTCGATTACGGTGATGCTCCCGCTTCATTCCCGGTACTCGATGCCGAAAATGGTGCCAAGCATGCAATCAATAACTACACGAACCTCTATCTCGGTGCCGGCGTCACTGCTGAAGCCGATGGACAGGAATCTGCGACAGCGAGCCTGGACACTGATGACGGCATCCTGCTCAACCCGATTATTGCCGGTGATACTTCTACATCGATCACCATCATCTCATCCGGGACAGGCTTTATGGATGCCTGGATCGACTTCAATGGGGATGGCGACTGGGACGATCCAGGTGAGCAGATTCTCTCCAGCCAGGCAGTTGTTGCTGGTGCTAATTCTGTTTCCATTGCAGTCCCTCTGGGTGTGACTGTCGGTGATGTTGCAGCCCGCTTCCGCTTAAGTTCGGCTGGTGGATTATCGACCACGGGTGCAGCAGCGGACGGGGAAGTCGAAGACTACCTGGTCACGGTCGTGCCGCAAGGTTTCACCGGCCTGCTGCCCGATCCGAACCGACCTGGAAAGTCAGCTCTGTTCATCACTGGTACTCAGGCAAATGATATCATTCTGCTCTCGCAGACCTACCAGACCAATATCGTTCAGGTTCGCCTGAATGGCGTCAACCTGGGTGAGTTCGCTCCCACGGGTGGCGTTTATGTCTGGGGCCTGGGCGGAGATGACCAGATTATTGCCGACGACACCTTCTACAACCGCGAATCAATGTTCTTCGGCGGACTGGGTAACGACTACCTCGTCGGCGGCTGGGGCAACGATGTTCTGATCGGTGGTGCAGGTAACGATACCATCGAAGGTGGCCCTGACGGCTATGACATCCTGATCGGTGGCCTGGGTTCTGACTTTCTGCGTGGGCATAACGAAGCTCTCTACACCGACTATGGTCAGAATGGTGACATCCTGATTGGTGGAGCAACAGTCTATGACAATGGCCTGGCACAACTGTTTGCGATCTACCAGGAATGGATTTCTGCCGATCCGTTTGGAGACCGGGTTGCCAGCATCAGTACTCGCGTTGATAACGCATCCCTGGGCGTAAATAACGTTCGCCTGGATGATACGACTGTCTTTGACGACGGCGAACTGGACCAGCTCTACGGTGCCGTGGCCCGTGGTGATGACTGGTTCCTGCTTGATCTCGGTTACGATATCAACAACGCCGGTGCTCACGATGTCCGGCAGTAA
- a CDS encoding tRNA dihydrouridine synthase: MSLIKWSTVESPEIRIGNRTLSSRYFLSPLAGYTQHAFRVALRRLGGVGLCTTDLVLASHLLAGSRKSKALLKTSSADRPLTVQIFGGVTEELVKAARWLETAGYEAVDLNMGCPMAKINGSGGGARIMCSPEKACQMVADVVDAVSLPVTVKMRLGWDRDSITAPLLAREFEQAGVAAITIHGRTRNQGFGGSVDLDGIRQTVEAVQEIPVIGNGDVCTVEDAFRMREETGCEAVSIGRGAMMDPWIFRKIEMTLKGDQPVEEPDREEQIAFLEHHFRLMIDHYDNYGCQLIRKFAAWYGARLGIPEDLEDRLRRLESADEFQEIVNQIRERHGERESSVPTALVKTPNGPVERW, from the coding sequence ATGTCTCTGATCAAGTGGAGTACTGTCGAATCTCCCGAAATCCGGATTGGGAATCGCACGCTGAGTTCCCGCTATTTTCTCTCTCCTCTGGCCGGATATACGCAGCACGCCTTTCGTGTCGCTTTACGCCGTCTCGGAGGCGTAGGACTCTGTACGACCGATCTCGTGCTGGCTTCGCATCTGCTCGCTGGCAGTCGGAAATCAAAGGCATTGCTCAAGACGTCCTCTGCTGATCGTCCTTTAACAGTACAGATCTTTGGTGGAGTGACTGAGGAACTCGTCAAAGCCGCCCGCTGGCTGGAAACAGCCGGCTATGAGGCGGTTGACCTGAACATGGGCTGTCCCATGGCGAAAATCAACGGCAGCGGCGGTGGGGCACGGATCATGTGCTCCCCGGAAAAAGCTTGTCAGATGGTGGCAGACGTCGTAGATGCGGTTTCGCTGCCAGTTACCGTTAAGATGCGACTGGGCTGGGACCGGGATTCGATCACCGCGCCGTTACTCGCGAGGGAATTTGAGCAGGCGGGTGTCGCTGCGATTACGATTCATGGACGGACCCGTAATCAGGGATTTGGCGGCAGTGTCGATCTGGATGGCATCCGACAGACGGTGGAAGCGGTACAGGAGATTCCGGTGATCGGCAACGGAGATGTCTGTACGGTCGAAGATGCTTTCCGTATGCGTGAAGAAACGGGTTGTGAAGCTGTTTCAATTGGCCGGGGTGCGATGATGGATCCCTGGATCTTTCGCAAGATTGAGATGACACTCAAAGGAGATCAGCCTGTTGAAGAACCGGACCGCGAGGAACAGATCGCGTTTCTTGAGCATCATTTCCGTCTGATGATCGATCATTATGACAACTATGGCTGCCAGCTGATACGGAAGTTTGCCGCCTGGTACGGTGCCCGCCTCGGAATTCCGGAAGATCTGGAAGACCGTCTGCGTCGCCTGGAATCTGCGGATGAGTTTCAGGAGATCGTGAACCAGATCCGCGAACGTCATGGAGAACGCGAGTCCTCTGTTCCCACTGCTTTGGTCAAAACCCCCAACGGTCCCGTCGAACGCTGGTAG
- a CDS encoding Maf family protein, with protein sequence MGSRSPRRRELLMQLVPESAIEVVPPLNPEEAGFEGLHDLSSIKEQLAEICLAKNEDVFAQSCNGDLRQVLLLTSDTIVVVERQPGHFVVLGQPPTGSGWELAVRDWFENDFAGKTHRVITGLCLRSSTGIQTGFCETLVTFHERSHVLKYLDWYLSTGESLGKAGGYAVQGAGSIFVKRIEGSLTNVVGLPLENLLPLVS encoded by the coding sequence TTGGGCTCCCGTTCTCCCCGACGCAGAGAGCTGCTGATGCAGCTGGTGCCTGAATCGGCGATCGAAGTGGTCCCTCCTCTCAATCCTGAGGAGGCGGGGTTTGAAGGACTGCATGATCTGTCTTCGATTAAAGAACAGCTGGCAGAAATCTGCCTGGCTAAGAATGAAGACGTGTTCGCACAGTCGTGCAACGGGGATCTGCGTCAGGTTCTATTGTTAACTTCGGATACCATTGTTGTTGTAGAGCGACAACCGGGGCATTTTGTAGTTCTGGGCCAGCCCCCAACCGGTTCCGGCTGGGAGCTGGCAGTGCGGGACTGGTTTGAAAACGATTTTGCAGGCAAGACCCATCGGGTGATTACCGGACTTTGTTTACGTTCCTCTACAGGCATCCAGACTGGATTTTGTGAGACGCTGGTCACGTTTCACGAGCGGTCGCATGTACTCAAGTATCTGGACTGGTACCTGTCAACGGGAGAATCACTAGGTAAAGCAGGGGGCTACGCGGTTCAGGGGGCAGGCAGTATCTTTGTAAAGCGAATTGAAGGCAGCCTGACCAATGTAGTAGGATTACCCCTGGAAAACCTGTTGCCGTTAGTCAGCTGA
- a CDS encoding zinc ribbon domain-containing protein — translation MYDDWDSEYDADEYGPDDGYDEESESETIECSNCGADVYEDAVACPICGEYLTRNTDPLSDRPSWWVMLGILGIVLTIISAFFWSRI, via the coding sequence ATGTATGATGACTGGGATTCTGAATATGATGCTGACGAATATGGTCCCGATGATGGATACGATGAAGAATCGGAGTCAGAGACCATTGAGTGCAGCAATTGTGGCGCAGACGTCTATGAGGATGCCGTCGCATGTCCGATCTGTGGTGAGTATCTCACACGCAATACGGATCCACTGAGCGATCGCCCTTCCTGGTGGGTGATGCTGGGAATCCTGGGCATCGTCCTGACAATTATCAGCGCGTTTTTCTGGTCTCGAATTTGA
- a CDS encoding DUF1559 domain-containing protein, which yields MQPRSIRPVRPMGFTLIELLVVIAIIAILIALLLPAVQQAREAARRSTCKNNVKQLGLAFHNYHETHRSLPPGWVQRSLSASCQPSATSTGSCLPGWGWSTMLLPFLDQANLYNALNVSSSNLSVTPTDQTKTKIPLFRCPSDVGSDLNADRGGHATSNYKGIYGSRGTGSINTSPHNAAAGNGSFWSNSNTKIRDITDGTSNTLLIGETARGRVGANTYNGGIWVGYYDNGKTASCVWKTENHPGSLINGTLAWAFSSQHTGGAHFLLADGGVRFISENIDGTTYENLGKISDGNVIGEF from the coding sequence ATGCAGCCTCGCAGCATCCGCCCCGTCCGCCCGATGGGTTTCACCCTGATCGAACTTCTTGTCGTGATTGCCATCATTGCGATCCTGATTGCTCTACTATTGCCAGCTGTGCAGCAGGCGCGTGAAGCAGCCCGCCGCAGTACTTGTAAAAACAATGTCAAACAGCTGGGGCTTGCCTTCCATAATTACCATGAAACACATCGCAGCCTGCCTCCCGGTTGGGTTCAACGATCTCTGTCTGCCTCCTGTCAGCCTTCAGCAACCAGTACAGGTAGCTGTCTGCCCGGTTGGGGCTGGAGCACCATGCTGCTGCCATTTCTGGACCAGGCAAACCTCTACAATGCACTGAATGTATCATCGAGCAACCTGAGTGTGACTCCCACGGATCAGACGAAAACCAAAATTCCCCTGTTCCGCTGCCCCTCCGATGTCGGCAGTGATCTGAACGCAGATCGCGGCGGACACGCGACATCCAACTACAAAGGGATTTATGGCAGCCGGGGAACCGGATCAATTAACACCAGTCCACATAACGCCGCAGCCGGAAATGGTTCTTTCTGGTCCAACAGCAATACCAAAATTCGTGATATTACCGACGGCACGAGCAATACACTCCTGATTGGTGAAACCGCACGGGGTCGCGTAGGGGCGAATACCTACAATGGTGGCATCTGGGTCGGTTACTATGACAACGGTAAAACAGCATCCTGCGTTTGGAAAACGGAAAACCACCCTGGTTCACTAATCAATGGTACGCTGGCGTGGGCCTTCAGCAGTCAGCACACTGGTGGGGCTCACTTCCTGCTGGCCGATGGCGGGGTTCGATTTATCAGTGAAAATATTGACGGCACAACCTACGAAAACCTCGGAAAGATCAGTGACGGAAATGTCATTGGTGAATTCTGA
- the hslU gene encoding ATP-dependent protease ATPase subunit HslU yields the protein MHELTPRQIVAELDKHIVGQDDAKRAVAIALRNRWRWQQLPDELRKEITPKNIVMIGPTGVGKTEITRRLAQLIDAPFIKVEATKYTEVGYYGRDVESMIRDLVDSAKNLVREKKRVELVDKAKARVEERLLDLLIPRPEWESSFRESTEEVKEEDSQERYERTRDKFRTMLLQGALEEKEVEISVEQKNSPVQVFSNMGMDQMDVDLQGMFERIMPQQSKHRKMMVKEARKVLLEQEVEGLMDKDAIAEEAVDLAERHGIVFIDEIDKICTSEEGGNRSGDVSRQGVQRDLLPIVEGTTVQTRSGSVKTDYMLFIAAGAFHRTKPSDLMPELQGRFPIRVELQELTREDFLRILTEPSSSITMQYQALLKTEGVDVKFEQDGLEALADIAFQVNQTTQNIGARRLHTILERLLEEVSYEAPDLKTKKIVIDAAYVQQKLHTIVEDEDLSKFIL from the coding sequence GTGCACGAACTAACGCCCCGGCAGATTGTTGCCGAACTGGATAAACATATTGTTGGTCAGGATGATGCCAAACGCGCCGTAGCAATCGCACTGCGAAACCGCTGGCGCTGGCAACAGTTGCCTGATGAGCTTCGCAAGGAAATTACCCCGAAGAACATCGTGATGATCGGACCAACGGGGGTCGGGAAGACGGAAATTACCCGGCGGCTGGCTCAGCTCATTGATGCACCTTTTATCAAAGTTGAAGCGACCAAATACACAGAGGTTGGTTACTACGGCCGCGATGTCGAAAGCATGATTCGTGACCTGGTAGACTCTGCCAAGAATCTGGTGCGTGAGAAAAAACGGGTTGAGCTGGTGGATAAAGCCAAGGCTCGTGTCGAAGAACGCCTGCTGGATCTCCTGATCCCCCGCCCGGAATGGGAATCATCTTTCCGTGAATCCACCGAAGAGGTTAAGGAAGAAGATTCGCAGGAACGCTACGAGCGCACCCGCGACAAGTTTCGCACAATGCTCCTCCAGGGCGCCCTGGAAGAAAAAGAAGTGGAAATCTCGGTGGAGCAGAAAAACTCTCCCGTGCAGGTCTTTTCAAATATGGGCATGGACCAGATGGATGTCGACCTGCAGGGCATGTTTGAACGCATCATGCCTCAGCAGAGCAAGCATCGTAAGATGATGGTCAAAGAGGCCCGCAAGGTTCTGCTGGAACAGGAAGTGGAAGGATTGATGGACAAGGATGCGATTGCCGAGGAAGCGGTGGATCTCGCAGAGCGGCACGGCATTGTGTTTATCGACGAAATTGACAAGATCTGTACTTCCGAAGAAGGGGGAAATCGCAGCGGTGATGTCAGTCGCCAGGGGGTGCAGCGCGATTTGCTTCCCATCGTCGAAGGAACGACCGTGCAGACGCGCAGTGGTTCCGTAAAAACAGATTACATGCTGTTTATCGCCGCGGGGGCCTTTCACCGTACCAAGCCGTCAGATCTGATGCCCGAACTGCAGGGGCGCTTTCCGATTCGCGTCGAGCTGCAGGAACTGACGCGAGAAGATTTTCTGCGGATTCTGACAGAACCGTCGAGTTCAATTACCATGCAGTATCAGGCACTGCTCAAAACAGAAGGCGTCGATGTGAAGTTCGAACAGGATGGGCTGGAAGCGCTGGCGGACATCGCTTTCCAGGTCAACCAGACGACTCAGAACATCGGTGCCCGTCGCCTGCATACAATTCTGGAACGGTTACTGGAAGAGGTCAGTTATGAAGCACCAGATTTGAAGACGAAGAAGATCGTCATCGATGCCGCGTATGTGCAGCAGAAACTGCACACGATCGTGGAAGATGAAGATCTCAGTAAGTTTATTCTGTAA
- the hslV gene encoding ATP-dependent protease subunit HslV yields MSSKDKKKWRSTTILTVRHGGKVAIGGDGQVTHGDTVMKSDTRKIRKILDGQIVCGFAGSTADAFSLLERFEVKARDYPGNMPRAATELARDWRTDRVLRKLEALIIVVNTEHSLLITGQGDVVVPSDGVIGIGSGGNYATAAARALVRHSDLSAPEIVKNSLGIASEIDIYTNNNIIVEELECTN; encoded by the coding sequence ATGAGTTCCAAAGATAAAAAGAAGTGGCGTTCGACAACGATCCTGACAGTGCGTCATGGCGGCAAAGTGGCGATCGGCGGTGATGGACAGGTCACGCACGGCGATACCGTTATGAAGAGTGATACTCGCAAGATCCGCAAAATTCTGGATGGCCAGATTGTGTGTGGGTTCGCCGGGTCTACCGCAGATGCCTTTTCGCTGCTGGAACGGTTTGAAGTCAAAGCCCGGGACTATCCCGGAAATATGCCTCGCGCAGCAACTGAGCTTGCACGTGACTGGCGGACTGATCGCGTCCTGCGGAAGCTGGAAGCGCTGATTATTGTGGTTAACACCGAACACAGTCTGCTGATTACCGGGCAGGGGGATGTCGTTGTTCCTTCGGATGGAGTGATTGGCATTGGTTCGGGGGGCAACTACGCGACTGCGGCTGCCCGCGCTCTGGTGAGGCATTCAGATCTGTCCGCCCCGGAAATCGTCAAGAACTCGTTGGGTATCGCATCAGAAATCGATATCTATACGAATAATAATATTATCGTGGAGGAGTTGGAGTGCACGAACTAA